A segment of the Phoenix dactylifera cultivar Barhee BC4 chromosome 15, palm_55x_up_171113_PBpolish2nd_filt_p, whole genome shotgun sequence genome:
AGTTCAAGGACAATCTACAATGGAATCCTGGCTGATTTAGCCATTGCTGTGCACAGGGCCTGTAAAGCAAAAGCTAAGGTTGGTTAGGAATTTGAGTTTCCTTGTCTTCCTTTTATCTGTCATTTAGCTGAATAATCTAATATGGCACGCGTCAAATCATTTACTCACTCTTTAACTTGTCTGAACTTAAATTGCCATTTGACGAGTCAGATGAGGATCCATGGAACATCTAAAAGCAAGCCATCAAACCACCATCTCAACCAAAGTCGATGCTTCATTTGTTGATAGATTTAGATATGGAAAGTTTAAGCCGAAACAGGCATGCCAAAATCGATCCCTGGACCACTAGAAAGTGTTTGGAGTTCGATACCTACATTGAACTCAAAATAGGTGTCCTCATATTAAGATACATGGCTCCATAAAATAACTTTTCTTCCCAAAGACCAAAAAGTACATCTAACTAAACAATGAACATAATACCGGTGATAACATGCATCTGCATGGGATTAGCGATAACGTGCATTTAAATATAAAGGCTGATGTACTTATATAGTTATATGTCACTCAGCCAGTAAGTTTGATTAAAGAAGACAGAGAGACCTGTCTGTTTGCAGTGAAAATAAATCGAATGAATACTGCTTAACCAACTTCATGTATGTTCTCAAGAATCATATCATTCGTAATCGTACGGACTCCTTAAACTTTTGTGGAAATGATAGTGTGACTCCAGATCCCATTTCCATTCAGATCTCaagtaaagatcatccaaaAGCCAGAGATGGGGTAACACTCCACAAATGTTATAGAAGGAAAATAATCGCTATTTCTTCTTTTCCCATTGTACATCGAACTAATTACAAGGTTTTAGCTTCTTGTGTAAGGGCAGGAAAGCTAATTTTTCATTGCTTCCAACTTCCAAGCCCACGAAAAGACCCAAAAAAGAGGGGAAAGAAAGAGTAGGCTAAAGTACAAAAGGTTACATTTTGcggatttttttcttcttcctgaaCAAGGGAATATGTAGCTCCCCAATTTCATAGAATCCCACAAGTCCAAGTTTTTTTTTCACAGGAGTGGTGGGACACCTTCTTATCCTATTACACCATTGGCCCAGGTTTCAAAGAGAGGCGCTTCCACTCCACTAGGCGAAGTAAAAAGTCCATGACCTATAAAAGCATTCAAGGAATCAATCATATTAGCAACTTGACACCGAACACAAACACATGAGAAAACTACTTGAGTGTAGCCATCTAAGTGGTCCTAGAGGTGAAAGAATGGAAAGCAGCGGCCATCAGCACTTGCCTCAGAGGGCTCTCGGAGAGAGTAAGAGGCATTTGTCTCCTTCGGAAGCTTGGAAACAAGGATACCAAAGCCTTGTCCCCTATCACGCAAGACCTAGTACACGAGTGCAAAACATATATCATGCTGTTAGTAACACTAGCTAAGGAACTTAAACAAGCAAAGACAGTGCCATCTACAAAAATTTATAGTATCAAATGAATGTTATCCTCTTTAAACAAGAATTAATATGAGATACCTTGAAAGCGTCTTCATCGGTGCGATCATCTCCGATGTACACAGGCAACACGTCATTGCAGTCGGCAAATCCTAGAGAGAAACAAGATTATTAAAATAGGTGGCTCCAATCAAAGGCCAAGGAACTGAGGAAGAGCAACAAAATTGGTGAGTTTTGCTTAATATATAGTATGATCGACAAACCAAACTAATGAAAGGGATGTGACgtaatgtgtgtgtgtgtgtgtttagcGGTTTTCAGCTTACCAAGAGACTCCAACAAGAACTCCAAGGCCTTCCCTTTATCCCATTTAATAGTTGGTTTAATCTCCAAGACCTAATGGTCAAGAAGCCGCAAAATCTAAGTCACACTCATGTTATAAAGAACAATAAAAGAGTATGCTCTACAAAGAAATGGCGGCCAATAGAGTTGAACCAGACCAAGGTCACACCTTTCTTCCATGGGTGAGCCGCAATCTGGGGTACTCCTTGAGCACAGACATCACCTCCTCAGCCAATCCACTCCAACTCTGCATAAAGTTAATTTAAAAGTATTATGgattaattaattaaagaagatatatttttttaccaaatatgGCAAAAGAATAGGAGGGGGGGCTCAAATATTATATGACTTGTGACCTTTTCATCTACGCATCTGAAGTGGACAGACACACAGAACTTGTTATTCTCCACCTTGGCACCAGGGACGGATTTGGTTTTCTCCAACAAAGCCTTATAAACCTAAAAGACATAATAATACATAAAGATCCTTTCATCCAGATATAAATCATAGACTGCTGCTGCTCCAGGCTAGGCTTGCTACAGAGACTTAGAAGGAGAAACCAACCTCATCTATCATGGGCAGGAATTCACTAGCTGGTTGAAACAGAACTGCCTTGGCCTGAACCGCACAAAATGAGACAGAAATAGATCAAAATATGAGAAAAACTCTGAGAAAGGGATGTGACGGACTCGCTATTTCTGATTTTATGAGAAGGAAGGAGAGTGCCAACCTTAGCTTTTTTATATCTGGGGCCCCTGGCGGGGCCTTTGATGTCCATGCCATGGCTGCCAGCGTAGTACAACTCTGCTAGCCCCACGAAGCTATacaccttaaaaaaaaagaaaagaaaagagttagaaaaagaggaagatagaagaaaaggccaagctTTTGGATGGCGGGGGGGATGGGAATGTACCTTGTCTCGGCACCGCCCGCTGACGATAGCGGTGGGGAAGAACCTCGCGGCGTCCCTCACAGCAGCTCTCATCTAATTCCCACGAGCAAACACAGATCAAAATCACATCTTTAACCATACAATGGAATCAACTGGTGGATTGGACCACGAAAACAGAGGAAAACAGAGCAACTCACCGCGTCGGACATGAAGGCGGAGTCCGGATCGTCGACGATGGGAGAGAGCGTCCCATCGTAGTCCAAGAACATCACAATCTGCTTCCCTTTAGAAGCGCTAATGATTTGTTCAAATTTGCTCAGAGCCGAAGGATGCCGCATCTGATCACCAAAAGGATAACCCAATCCACCATGGTTAGCGCACATCAAAATCGAATCTttgattgaagaaaaaaaaaagagaagcaagGAGAATATAACTCACAATCCAGGTGGCGTATTCGTCCTGGGCGCCGACGGAGGGGGCGGCCACGAGGGCGGCGGCCGCCTTGGAGTGGGTGGGGGAGGAGGCCTTCATGGACTCCACCCACGTATTGGTCCTCCTCCCGCCGAGGTCTAGCTGGGAGGGATACTTCTTCCTGAGCGCAAACCCGCCTCCTCCCCTTATCGGCGGTGGGTAGGGGAATAGCGGCGGCGGGTTGGCCACGGCCGCCACCGATATGGCCATGGCCTCCGGCATCACCACATTCTGCTTCGTCATGACGAGCCCTCCGAGCTCGAGACACTCTAGTGGCGGACGGCGAGGAGGAATCGGTGGAGAAAACGGGGGAAAAGACACGATTTTTCGCGTCGAGAGGCGGAGGTTCGGCGCGCGGGGGGGCGGGGGTTCAGGAGGTTAGAGCGGTTGGGGAGCTggcgagggagaaggggaagcGATCGAAGGGGGGGATTTATAACGGATGGAACCCACAAGGAGACGAAGATCGTGGACTCGGCGGTGGCCCACGCGAGAGGCCGCACGCCACTGGCCCTCACGTGGGCCCCAGGGGGTTTCAGGCGATGAATGGACCCATCCGCCGTCCTCTTCATCGTGGGTCCTCGCCAACCGCCAGCTGGCCCTGCTGCACGTGCCAAGCCTCGTGGGCCCCACGTGAGAGTTCCCATCCCTTAACCGCGTAGCCACCCACGGATTCGTCGCAAtaatttttcccaaaaaaaaaaaaaatcactaacTAATAGCCGATATTGGGTTCGGTTTGGTTCTGCGCTCTCCCCCCTTTACCCAAccgaattattttattttatcggCACTTTTTTGGGCTTCTTCTAGTGAAAGTATATGACGTGGTCCTGGGTCGCTGAGTTTGACGCCCCTGGGAAGCTCTGGAAACAAGCAGCTCCAAGCGGAAGCACAAAATCAGCTGCCCTTTTTTTTCACtagtttattttatatatattaacataattgacatcattttataatatattttttattaacattATTCCATatcaatctatattattttttattaatattattttattagaataattttaagagttacataacaacttgtatcaattagtaatattttttattattagtgTGATTCTATATtagcttatattatttttttattgagttTGCATAAAGTATATAAAACTTTAAAATGTACCAAAtatgatgaaaaagaaaaaaaaaatttcctatGATAATATTATAACAATATAGCTTTATAAACAAATATGGTTTGGTTGTTGAATAACTAGCTAGATAGCGGAGTTCTTAACTCATGGATGAAAACTTATATGGGATGATGGTGGGATCGATCGAT
Coding sequences within it:
- the LOC103707894 gene encoding probable trehalose-phosphate phosphatase 6 — translated: MTKQNVVMPEAMAISVAAVANPPPLFPYPPPIRGGGGFALRKKYPSQLDLGGRRTNTWVESMKASSPTHSKAAAALVAAPSVGAQDEYATWIMRHPSALSKFEQIISASKGKQIVMFLDYDGTLSPIVDDPDSAFMSDAMRAAVRDAARFFPTAIVSGRCRDKVYSFVGLAELYYAGSHGMDIKGPARGPRYKKAKAKAVLFQPASEFLPMIDEVYKALLEKTKSVPGAKVENNKFCVSVHFRCVDEKSWSGLAEEVMSVLKEYPRLRLTHGRKVLEIKPTIKWDKGKALEFLLESLGFADCNDVLPVYIGDDRTDEDAFKVLRDRGQGFGILVSKLPKETNASYSLREPSEVMDFLLRLVEWKRLSLKPGPMV